The sequence tttattttttacttgaacaaatttaatcgtaagagtttagatacccatatatggaatcgttccatataataaaataaaatttttaaacttccgctgcaacgggtatcaattcttaattgatctgaacacgttttacAAAAAAGACTGCACAGGTGACTGCCACAAGGCCCTTCATGAATATCTCGTAGTACATAATTAGCCTCGTCAGGACCCAAATATTTTAACAAAGGTTGAGAGAAAGATCTTTTGAACAGGATCTGATCGATCATGACGAAGTGAAGAGCCCTTCTTTTTACCTCTTTATCTTTCTTATTATCGCTTGGTAATTCTTTCTTGGTCAGATACTGATATATATCATATCTCCAATCTCCTTCTGGTACCTGGGCTATAATATCATCGAGAGTTTCCAGCTGAGAAACAAGTTCCCGACCTGGAACAATGGGATCAGGTCGGTTTCTGAGGGCACTGGCTAGGCGGGCTAAGTGGTCtgctttaatattttcagtTCGGGGGATGAGCTCCAAATTCAACTCGGTGAAACCTTCTTTGTCTTTGTCTAGTGCTTTGACATACCTCAGCATCTTCCCATCTTTGCATTCAAATTTCCCATTACTCTGTTGGATTGCTAATTGGGAATCGGAATACAGAATAGCTCGGGAGATACCCAAGTTTCGTCCTGCTTTGAGCCCAAGTAATAATGCCTCATAATTTGCTTCATTGTTTGAGGCTTTGAAGTCTAATCTGATTGAAATATTAGTTTCTTCACCCCAAGGTGATATGATCACAATTCCAGCTCCGCTCCCGGACTGACATGATGACCCATCTACAAAAATGTTCCATAGCTCTTCTTGTTCTAGTTGAACTATCTCTGCCAAGAAATCAGCTAGGGCTTGAGCTTTTATGGCTGTCCGAGGCTCAAATTTGATGTCATACTCACTCAGCTCTGTAATCCATCTGATAAGTCTCCCCGTTGTGTCTGGATTGGTTGCAATTTTTCCCAGAACGCTGTTGGTGAGCACGGTGATGGGATGTGACAAAAAGTAAGGACGCAattttcttgcagtgatgactaAAGCTAAGCCAAGCTTTTCCTGGGTTAAGTAATTGAGTTCGGCTCCCTTCAAGGCATGACTAGGACCGAACTGGCTGCTCGGGGTGTGACCGCCAAATGTAAGAACAATGCTTCCCCTTGGGTAGGCTTATTCAGCACAGGCAATTGCTTTAAGTAAGCCTTCAAGTCCTGGAAGGCTTTCTCACTTTCCTCATTCCATTCAAAAATTTTCGTCTTTCGTAGTGCCTTGAAGAAAGGGAGGCTTTTATTTGCTGATCGGCTTATAAATCGGGCCAGTGCTATAATTCTTCCCGTTAATCTCTGTAATTCCTGTATATTCTTGGGGGATCTCATAGAAATGATGGCTTGGACATTTTCGGGATTAGCTTCGATTCCCCTTCTTGTAACCATGTAACCAAGAAACTTTCCAGCTCGGACTCCGAAAGTACACTTGCTGGGGTTTAGCTTAAGCTGATAGTTCttcaaagtctgaaaagttTGAGTTAGGTCGGTAATGAACTGGTCCGCAGTTCGGGTCTTGACCAggatatcatctacatataccTCGATATTTTTGCCAATTTGCTGCTCGAATACTCTGTCCATCAACCTTTGGTATGTAGCCCCAGCATTTTTGAGCCCAAACGGCATGACCACAGAGCAATAAGTTCCTGTTGATGTGACAAAACTCACCTTGTTTTTGTCCTCTTTTGCTAAGGGAATTTGGTGATATCCCTGATAAGCATCCAAAAAGCTGAGTAATTCATGCCTTGCGGTTGAATCAACAAGCTGATCGATTCTAGGTAGGGGTAGCAATCTTTAGGGCATGCTTTATTTAAATCTCGAAAATCTACACACATACGCCATTTTCCCGTAGACTTTGAAACCAGGACAATATTAGACAACCAGGTCGGGAAATATATTTCCTCAATGTGTCCAGCCATGAGTAACTCGTCCACTTGCTCCTTTATTACCGCATCTTTTTCGGGACTGAAGTGGCGTTTCTTTTGAATAACAGGGCGACAATCCCTTGTAATATTGAGTTTATGCTCTGCGACCTCCCGACACACCCTTACCAGGTCTGAAACTGACCACGCAAAGACGTCTTTATTTTCTTTCAAGCATTCCAGTAGTGGTTGTTTCAACTGTGCTTCAAGGGTGCGAGCAATTTTTACCGTCCCCGAAGGAGGGAGATCATGATTTCCTCAATTTCTTCTTCAGCGGTGATAGATGTGTCTTCTATCAGGTTGACCTTCTCCATGCTAGAAAGTCCAGGTCTGTCAACTCTATCAGTCCTGGTCACCTTTTGCTCTATTCTGACCTCCTCTACATAGCATTTGCGAGCAATAACTTGATCACCTTGTACTTCACCAACCTCATTACCAACTGGAAACTTTATTTTCTGATGCAGAGCTGATGCGACAGCCATGAAAGTGGTCATGGCAGGTCTACCTAGTATGGCATTATAGGCAGACGAATCGTCTACTACAATAAAGCTCACAATCCTGGTCTTGCAACCGTTGCCTTTCCCAAGAGTTAGGGGTAGATGTACTAACCCAACAGGTCGGATTGCATGACCCGTGAAACCAAAAAATGATGTAACGACAGGCTCCATCTTGTACTGTCCCAGGTCCATTTGATTTATTGCTTCCTGGAATAGAACATTGACAGAACTGCCTAAATCCAAAAATATCCGGGCCACGTCATAATTTGCGACCATGGACCTTATTGCCAGTGCATCATTATGGTTGCTAGAGACCCCTTTTAAATCTTCTGGTCCAAAAGAGAGGGTCGGGCCAGTGTGGACTGTCTGATTGTCAATctccatatttattaatttttggcTGCTAGTTTTCCTGGCTCGATTGGAATATCCATCGGTAGGGCCTCCAGAGATCATGTTGATAATTCCTCGGGCAGGAGGAGCCGGTCTTTGATGAGTTCGGTCCTCCCTGGGCTGGTCCTGATTTGGGCGATTGAAATCTTCTTGGGGGGAGCAGTTCAGGCTCTCTGGCTCGATCTTCCTCATTGTCTCCTGTTCGGGCGATAACCCTCTTGACGgatcaatatattttttatttcagaatGTTGCTGTATTATCCTTTCAATATCTTGATCTAATTGACGACAATCTTTTGTAGTATGCCCGTACTCATTATGAAAGTGACAATATTTATCTGATTCCCTATTCCGAGGTCCCTTCTCAGTCCATGGAGGCCTTTGTGTGAGCTTCCGATCGTCGCAAATTTGAAGAGCTCGGACTTTGCTCATGCGCAAAGGAGTGAAATAGGTTAATTCTCCCAATATTACGGGTCGGAATGGCTGTCCCATCCCGGAATTACTGCTCGGAACCTTATTGCTCTTTGGACTCTTTGGACGTTCCCTCTTCACAGCTGCTCGCGAGACTTGTATTTATTCCATGTTGACATATTTCTCAGCTCGGGCGAGTAATTCCTCGTATGTCTCCGGCGACCTTTTTATTAAAGATTtgagaaaatcttttgtatCCAGCCCTTGCATGAAGACACTGATGAGCAGGTTTGGGGTAGCCATGGGTAACTCGAGAGCCAAGGCACTAAACCTGCGGATATATGCTCTCAAATTTTCATGTTCTTGTTGCTTGATTCAAAAGAGGCTGAAAGTAGTGGTAGGATGTTGTTTGCTGCTAGCAAAGTGATGCTAAAAGGATTTGCTAAAATCCTTGAATTCCTTGATCTCCCCAGAGTGTAGCATATTGAACCATTGCTGGGCTGGTCCTATGAGAGTAGTAAGGAAAGCCCTACACTTGATCTGATCAAAATATTTATGCAACAGAGATGCATTCTCGAAGCGTGCTAAATGGTCTTCAGGATCTCCTTTACCATCATACTCCCCAACGTGAGGCAATTTGAATTGTTTGGGGAGGTCGGCGTCCAGTATCTCCTGAGTAAAAGGAATGTTTTTGGTTGTGGTAGCTAGGTACCCGGCCTGCTTCTTCCTTAGCTGCTCCATCTCTTCCTTCAACTTTTTGATCTCCTCGAGGTGGGCATTATGATCGGGGTGCGGGGGATTGGCCTCCCCCCTTTCCATCAAAGCCCTCTGAACAGCCTGAGTTACTAATTCCTCTAAATTTGGGCGATCTCCATTCTGATTAGCCATCGAAACTCCTTTGttttcaaattcccacagacggcgccaattgatgatgtcgattttttacctcgggttcggtctggtagaatggatcctctaACTCCTTTATGAAGTAGGTCGGGTCAGGTACCACCAAGTTCTGCACAAGAAACAGCTAGGTTAGGAGGGCGCtgaaagtgttttcggcgtgacccctccgatgcctaagtcagtgtcttgaaggaagagggtatgattaatgcgaaaacttaTAGATATGAGTGAttgaatgtaaaagtgagagtgaatgtgTGGTGAATGATGAATAGTGACTAATAAATGAACACAACCATAACAATAactgtatttataggaaaaatagagtaagttacctagtcgaattataacatgtcctggAGTAGGACTCTTCATTCATTGGTCCGCCCTTGAGTTTATCCTTATCTCATTCATATCCGTGAAATGGTCAAGCTTATCTTCAATGTATTCGAGTCCCACTTGAACTAGAAAACATACCAAGCCCATTAGGCCCCAGCTCGGGTCGGCCCATTAACAGCAGTCCAGGTCTTGACACGCCCTAACAGGTTGaaaactgggctggaccttatatataataataatcccATAATTGGGCCAACCCTCTTAAACCCATAATGAACGGGTTCGTGTTAAAATAATTTCCCGGGATATCAAAGTCCAAGCAGGTCTAacatcaaaaattcatatcagtggtctcaaaagtCCGGGTAGGTCCGACATAAAAATATACATTAGCAGTGTTTATACTTGTTTCTATTTGCCTTAAATATCTCTAGCTCGGGTATATGTTTCATACTTGGTAAATTTTAATTCCGAGGTTCTATAATTTTAACTCTGATATATGGTTCACGTTGAAATCGAGCATTTTTCCCTTagcaaaaattcaatttttattttgatcagtCCGGGAATGAGCTTGATTGTCAATCCGGGCATTCATGTTATAGTTGACAAAGGTTTAAGTTTTAGTTCTAGCTCGGCAGTAGCCCTAATTTTTAGCTCGGATGTTTGTTTTAAACTTGGAAAAATTTTCGAGGATATGATTAATTTCCAGCTCGGATATTCATTTCatacttaacaaaattttatacTTCTTCGGAAAGTTTACGGATTTTCAAACCAGGCATATAGTTTATACTTGGTCAaatttatgttttgtttttagCCCGAGAATATGTTCAAGGTAGAGTTCAGGACTTTAGATTCATACCTGGTAAGATACAACAAAACGAATACTCAAAACatgacattgtttttttttattaattgtttgttttatcacttgattttgaaaaaaactgAATTATAATGCCGTTCACTAGTATTAGTGTTTGTAAAACGATTTACAATCTTTTAGTGAAACTTTTTGCCCTGAAACAACGCACGAGTATTTTGCACTTGTGCATAACTATTTTTGAgtattaaattatttgtttgCTGCtttattcatgctttaaaatatCTCCATTACATGTTGTGTCGGATGTTACTAACATCTAGAGGCAACATCTTAATATGATATTTTGTTAAAAGAGCCGAATATTCCTTAAAGTTTTTGTTACCAAAATGCTAAATCTCAAATTGTTGAATATTCCTTAAAGTTTTTGTTACCAAAATGCTAAATCTCAAATTGTGAAAGCAACAAAAACTGTAAAtgtaatgattaatgaattgattgatTGATAGAAGTCGACCGGAAAAGATATGTAATATATTTATTCTGAATAATATTATGCATGGTATAATTTTTAGAAGTGGATATGTCAATGATTATAAAAAGTTTTGACCAAAATATCCTTCACTCCACAAGGCTTTTAGTTTTTTTGGAGGTAATTaaaacttgtaattttattataGTAGTTTCGTTTCGATCAAGGCTATGAGATTGAGTCAAACAAATCATTGTTGAATATTTGGTTATCATTTGggatttttaagatttttatttatattattgattgttggatttatatatGGTAAACAAAGTTCATTACAAGATTAATCAATCTAAATGTAATATTTCCATGCTCCCACACGAATTTTGAACAAAATACCCTTCGCTCCATATTTCTCTCTTTTTAATTTTTAgcattatatatttaattttttttaaaaaaaactctttTTTACATCTTTTACATTTATTTtgtatcattttttttctttttataatttatatctcAATACTATATAATCATGCACCAACAAATTAATgttaatatgaaaaaaaaaaataattcatatATTGTGCATTTTCATTTCAACTAACATCGTTATACTTTTAAAAAGAAATACAAATGATTAAGAATGTGTATGAGTCGAGATATCTTAATTGAAATTAATAATTTCAAGAGAATTAGGGATAAAAATTATATCTGTTAAACTGAATTAATCGATTGAACCGAatgaattcaaaattttggttttaAGTTTAGCAAATTTTGGTTAATTTGGTTCAATTTTTAGTTtctgttaaaaaaaaatcacataacctaattaatgaaattataataattatatttttatttttattagacTTTACATATAATTTATGGTATTTGTCAaatgtttatatatttaatattgtgcttactttttcttatttttaatttttcaattataatatattttattatgataaaaatctcatattaaattattaaatttataatttttagttttaaaatagtaaaaaaataaGTCGATTAATTTGGTTATCGACCGAATTAACCTAGTTTAATTCGGTTCTATTACAATGATTTTAGCATAATTCGGTTCGACTTGATTAGCTTCAAAAAATTCGTCTTTGTTACGTCGATTTCTTTCGTCCctttcacaatttttttcttttaaaaaataaatggaAAAAAAGAGAATACATACGAATTTAACAATTGCAACTAGGaaaacaaaatacaaaaaaataaaggaaacaaacaatctaaaaattaaaaaaaaataatatatatatatatatagtatatataaaggataaaatataaagaaaataatattttgatataaaagaaatataaaaaatccaaaaaaaaaaacaaaaaaaaaatgaaaaattggATCGTGGGGGTACTGTGGAGATGCCCACAGTAGGGGATCCAATCCAATTATTGCAATTTGTAAATTTAGGCaaaaatagaaatattttttttatctaggtgtattaaatttattcatatttatttagtaATTCCAGATTTcattattaaaatttgattgagttgattCTACTTACCAAATGACTCAATTTTTGAGATACTCAGAGCTTGCATGTAATGTGACTGCATTGAATTAATATCCAAAATTTCGtcatttgtttttaaaaaatatcactGGCAGTGTACCTAATATTGCTAAACTTATTGCGTTAACTGACTTCTTTGACTAGAGcaacatgtatatataaataataaattacatATATGTTGCATACATAATTTGTAGCTAATCAATCCAAATCTTATCAATAACATTGGACCAAGTCTTTCTTctacataaaatataatttaataatgtgaaatgtatttttttaaaaaaaacaaccaaaacaaaaacaaaaattgatTTATGAACAAACGTCGTAAGTGGGAATTTGGGAGAATTAATGGCATCGATCAAATTTAAATTGACGTGTATTTGAGTGGAGAAAAAATGGTTTCATctaagttatttttttaaatagatGTAAAACATACAATCAGTTACATCATAATTGAAGGTTGAAAGATAAATTGCGTAATATTATTATGATACAAGCAAATATttgtaatatattatataaattcaagaataatttttataattcaaGGATTCGTGATTTGATTGAGGTATATATTTTAAAGAATTTGTACGTAATTAGCACCTTTTTTTtgtgcaaattttatttaaagaaataTGTATAGTTTTCTGGATGGGCATGCCCCGTCTGAGTATAGTttcttgaaaaagaaaaattatttgctTTTCAGTTGTTTCCTATTTGTCACAGACTCACACAGTCTGCAAATTAAGTAATGTTTTTAATTTCGTCTTAAAGAAAATTAATCTGTATCTACCAAAAATAATTTGTAACAATAGAAGGCTATtgaaaaaatctaaaataaatatatattaacaaaatgcaaaaaaagaaaggaaaaaaacaatctaaaaaaaagataatatatatatatatatatatagtatatataaaggataaaatataaagaaaataatattttgatataaaagaaatataaaaaaatccaaaaaaaagcaaaaaaaaaaatgaaaaattggGTCGTGGGGTAAACGACAGCGTTTACCCCCACGGCATCCCGTACTGTGGAGATGCCCAGGGGATCCAATCCAATTATTGCAATTCGTCAATTTAGGCAAAAATAGAAATACTTTTTTCCTTTATCTAGGTATGTTAAATttatacatatttatttagtaattacagatttcattattaaaatttgattgagttgattCTACTTACAAAATGACTCAATTCTTGAGATACTCAGAACTTGCATGTAATGTGACTGCATTGAATTAATATCCAAAATTTcgtcatttattttttaaaaatatcactGGTAGTGTACCTAATATTGCTAAACTTATTGCGTTAACTGACTTCTTTGACTAGAGCAACATGTATAAATTACATATAAGTTGCATACATAATTTGTTGCTAATCAATCCAAATCTTATCAATAATATTGGACCAAGCTAGTCTTTCTTctacatatataaaatataattaaataatgtgaaatgtattttaaaaaaacaaccaaaacaaaaacaaaaattgatTTATGAACAAACGTCGTAAGTGGGAATTTGGGAGAATTAATGACATCgatcaaatttaaattaatcgTGTATTTGAGTGGAGAAAAAAAATGTTTCAtcaaagttatttttttaaatagatGTAAAACATACAATCAGTTACACTTACATCATAATTGAAGGTTGAAAGATAAATTGCTTTCAACGAGCTAGGTGTCTCATTTGCAGATCGAGTAGGTGATAAACATCTAACCAATGACTATCAAGATCGTTTGATTCTCCTACCAACATTTTCTCAGATAAGTGTATAAGACAAAACTTTCTTTATATTGATTTAACTAGCTAGTatgatatattgttgacgtgacaaATCATGAGACGACATTAGAGTAATATTCATATGCTAGGTTAAACTCAACCCTAGTATAATTTGTATGCTAACGTGCCATTGATATATTTACCCACTACACAAAGAATAAGGACGTgttttatatatgtaaataaataaataaaggaaCGTTTATAAGATAAATTTTCattcattaaataaattatgtaatCTCACCTTTCCTAGATTTGATTGATACAAATCAAGCATTATGGTAGCATACATAATAATATCACATGACTTGAGAGACTATAGAAATCAATTACTATACTTAGCCTTATAATCTAACCAAAGTTGATTCACAGGTTTCCCCAACAACTCCACAAAATAATTATCACTATAAGCATATCTCATCTTCTTGTTCAATGCAGGAGTGAACCCTTCTCTCAAACTATCACAGTACTCCAAGAAATGCTCCGTGATACCATACCCCTCATCCCATCTCGAACCCGCGCCGGGTTTCGGGTACGTAGATTTTTCGTATATGTGTGACTTGACCATCACATAGTCCGCCATTCCCTCCGTCAGCCCCCCAGGGGCGGTTTGTTGACCGGACCACTGGAAAACATGTGTCATCTCATGGTACATTATCGCGGTGAAATGGTATCTTGCTTTTCCCTGGCCTGGAGGGAAGTTGTTTATGCCCCAAGCACTAAAATTTATGTTGTCACCATTTTTATAGGCGAACCATGGGTATGGCATATCCGAGATGTACAGGTTTAAAACTGGCACGTACTTTCTTTCTGCGCTGGTTGGTTGTTCAAAGATTCTATATATGAAGTCATTGATGATAGGCATTATTTGTAAGGCCAAGGAAACCCCGATTTCTCGGTCGAATCGGGCGCCTCCGGGAGTGTTCTTCGCGTTGTTAGTGACTATGTATTTGGTTGCAGAAATATCATGTACAAGGGTTGCTACAACAACAAGGGTGGAGATCAGGAAACTCAAGTTGTGGAAGTGTTTTCCCattgtatataatatatttctttattataatatatgcatgtatatatatatatgggaattttttatatattgattcatgcatgcatgttttGTGTATATAGGCCATAAGTTACTCAAGAATTGAGTCATTTGGTAAGTAGaatcaactcaaatcaaatatcaataatgaaatttgagattttgttCAATAAATTAGGCATCAAATTTAATTGTATTTTTCGCATGAGGGTGCATGAATGTcaagtatatgtatatatatatatatatatatgcttgcGTAATATTATTATGATACAAGCAAATATttgtaatatattatataaattcaAGAATAATTGTTATAATTCAAGGATTCGTGATTTGATTGaggtatatatttaatttaaagaatATACGTAATTAGCACGTTTTTTtgtgcaaattttatttaaagaaataTGTATAGTTTTCCGGATGGGCATGCCGCATGCCCCGTCTGCAAAGGAAAAATTATTTGCCTTTCAGTTGCTTCCTATTTGTCACACAGTCTGCAAATtaagtaatttttttaatttcgtcTCAAAGAAAATTAATCTGTATCTACCAAAAATAATTTGTAACAATAGAAGGCTAttgaaaaattctaaaataaatatatattgatcACAAAATGTTTacatatttaattaagttatacgGATCATCACTATTATAAGAAGTTTATGTAATTGCACCTGAGTGGGGTGACAAAATGGGACAAAATATATTGATAGTACAATGTTAAActattgaaaaattatataatttgataTAAAGTGATATTGAAAAaccatttaatttttttcattaaaacTTTGAAATCAATGGAAATTGATCGACTCAAATCCAGTAATCCAAGTGCAACGTacctaaaattatttaataacaataaaattttgataaatatCTTGTACTGtataaaaataaagatagtATTAGTATATCCAATTTGTATGACCCCATGccaaatttgaattttgataaTCACTATATATATTGCCTTAAATTCCATACATGCATAATATATAAACGTCGGTACGAGGGCTGAGTTAAAATGTTTGTTTATTGTTTGCCTTAAATTCCATAACATACATAACACGTCAGTTGTTGCTCACGTAGTTGTCCATAGTGGTTGCTCATGTGATCAAAACTCACATATAAAAATAGAGTTGTTGCTATTAATAGTAAAATCTCGCCAAAACAATTAGGTTAAAAAAGGTAATAATTTTCATTTACTACTATATATACACAATTTATGTAATGTACACTAAAAaacatttcaaattttataatttgaatcaaattttcataatttgaaTCAATTGATACTAATAAAAATAGATAATAATTAATATCacatttataataatatatcaatttttagTTCATTCTTATCATTTTGTTTAttacaattaatttttaaggtccatatatattttaaataattcatatataatatatatagcaATGTACCAATATCATTAGTTTTAAATTTACTCTGATCATAAATTCGAATTTGATAACAAATATATttatctaatatttttttttatgacaatacattttatttattttattgtaaaattttacgtaataattaatcaatttttcCTGAAAATGTGCTTCAGTAAAATTTTTGTTAAATTTACCTTATATATCCAAAAAAATGTAATAAaagacacacacacatatatatatatatatatgtgtgtgtgtgtgtgtgtgtgtaacaACATTACAATCTAcgtattttattttgttaaatctcaaatttcattattgattcatgcatgcatgttttGTGTATATAGGCCATAAGTTACTCAAGAATTGAGTCATTTGGTAAGTAGaatcaactcaaatcaaatatcaataatgaaatttgagattttattcAATAAATTAGGCATCAAATTTAATTGTATTTTTCGCTTGAGGGTGCATGAAtgtaaagtatatatatataagcttgcgtaatattattatgaaacaagcaaatatttgtaatatattatataaattcaAGAATAATTGTTATAATTCAAGGATTCGTGATTTGATTGaggtatatatttaatttaaagaatTTACGTAATTAGCACGTTTTTTtgtgcaaattttatttaaagaaataTGTATAGTTTTCCGGATGGGCATGCCCCGTCTGCAAAGGAAAAATTATTTGCCTTTCAGTTGTTCCCTATTTGTCACATGCACAGTCTGCAAATTAAGTAATGTTTTAAATTTCGTCTCAAAGAAAATTAATCTGCATCTACCAAAAATAATTTGTAACCATAGAAGGCTATATTCCTTAGGCCTTAGCGCTTGCAGGGGAAAGTATGAATACACAAATATAACTCAACATGAATTGTCTTCCTTGCTTGCTTTTTAAttctaaaataaatatatattgacAAAATTTTTACATTTTTAAGTTATACGATCATCACTATTAGAAGAAGTTTATGTAATATCACCAGAGTGGGGTGACAAAATGTGACAAAATATTGATAGTACAATGTTAAACTATTGAAAAACCATTTAATTTTGTTCATTAAAACTTTGAAATCAATGGAAATTGATCGTCTCAAATCCAGTAATCCATGTGCAAcctaaaaacaaaattttttaaatatcttgtactgcataaaaaataatatatccaATTTATCATACGACCCCATGccaattaaatttgaattttgttaATCACTATATTGCCTTAAATTCGATGCATAATATATAAACATCGGTATTATCTTGTTCGAGGGCTgagttaaaaattaaaatgtttGTTTATTGTTTGCCTTAAAATTCCATAACATATATGGAGTTTTGATCACATAAGCAGCTATCATGAGTAATTATGTGAACAACAACTGACGTGACATCTTGTACATCCAATTAGTGAATGACACATTAGTTGTTGCCTACGTTGTTGCCCATGGTAGGGGAGAAATGCAATTTTGGTCTTGTaacttgtgtttttttttttttccatttttagtcctgttatatcaaaattttcaatattcatacactaatttgaaatattttttgatttcggtcctttttttttattaatcctaATAGACCACCGAAAAATGCTTAGGTGTCCATGATATATGTTGACatgtaatttaaaattgaagatGTTGCTTATTTGGAATCAGTGTGAAATTCCAActagatttaaaatattatCAATTCTTGAAAATTCCATATCATTAAAcccacaaaaataataaaattcatataaCTAATTTCTCTCACCAAACCCATCAAACCTAGGGCTGGGATACCGAATCAAAATACCGACTTTTCGTGATATCgtactgaaatttttttgatatataaacatttttttgatttatcgattttttttcggtatttGTATGttatcaatatggattttttccatactaaaattttgtaatttcgatatcgataccgatatgaatttttttcataccaatattttggatacg comes from Henckelia pumila isolate YLH828 chromosome 4, ASM3356847v2, whole genome shotgun sequence and encodes:
- the LOC140861181 gene encoding uncharacterized protein, with the protein product MGKHFHNLSFLISTLVVVATLVHDISATKYIVTNNAKNTPGGARFDREIGVSLALQIMPIINDFIYRIFEQPTSAERKYVPVLNLYISDMPYPWFAYKNGDNINFSAWGINNFPPGQGKARYHFTAIMYHEMTHVFQWSGQQTAPGGLTEGMADYVMVKSHIYEKSTYPKPGAGSRWDEGYGITEHFLEYCDSLREGFTPALNKKMRYAYSDNYFVELLGKPVNQLWLDYKAKYSN